The Candidatus Dormiibacterota bacterium DNA segment CAGGCGGTGCTCGCGGTGACCCATCTTCCCCCCGAAGATCCGCGCCGGACTAACCCGCGAGATCCAGGAGGTAGCGGGTCAGTGTGCGCACGCCGACGCCCGACCCGCCCTTCTTCATGTAGGAGTACTCCTTGTCCCCGAAGGCCGGGCCGGCGATGTCAAGGTGCGCCCAGCCGAGTCCCTCCCTCACGAAATGGCTCAGGAAGAGCGCGGCGGTGATCGCGCCCCCCCAGCGGATACCCGTGTTCTTGATGTCCGCGACGTCGCTCTTGATGTGCTCGACGTACTCGTCGTACAGCGGCAGCGGCCACATCGGCTCGCCCGCCTTGGCGGCGGCGGCCAGGATGTCGTCCACCAGCTCCCGGTTGTTGCCCAGGACACCGGCCGCCATCGGACCGAGGGCCACCACGCAGGCGCCCGTGAGAGTCGCCAGGTCGATCGCCACCTCGAGATCCGGGAGGGTGGAGGCGTACGACAGCGCGTCGGCCAGGACCAGGCGACCTTCGGCGTCGGTGTTGCGCACCTCGACGGTCTTGCCGTTCATGATTTTCAGGATATCGCCGGGATGGAGGGCGCCGCCTCCCGGCATGTTCTCCGCCATCCCCATGAGGCCGACGACCTCGGCGCGCGGCGCCAGCTCCGGCAGGATCTTGAGCGTCGCCAGGACCGCCGCGGATCCCGCCATGTCGCACTTCATCGTCTCCATCCCCTCCGAGGTCTTGAGCGACAGCCCGCCCGAGTCGAAGGTCAGCCCCTTGCCGACGAGGGCGACCTTGCGGGCCGCCCGGTCTTCCGGTTTGTAGTCGAGCTGGATGAGACACGGCGGGTTCTTCGAGCCCTGGCCGACGCCGAGGATGCCTCCCATGCCCATGCGGCGCAGGTCCTCCGGCTCGAAGATCTTGATCCCGATCTTCGACTCCTCCGCCACCTGCCGGGCGATCTCCGCCATTCTCCGCGGGAACAGCTCGCCGGCGGGCTCGTTGACCAGGTCGCGCGCGAAGTTGGTGGCGCCGGACGTCGTTTCGCCGAACGAGATCCCGTCCGTCACATCGCGCAGGACGGCGTCGCCCGCGGCCACCTGGACCTCGCGCAGGTACCTGCGACCGGCTCGCGCCTCGGAACGGTAGCGATCGAACCGGTAGGTGCCGAGAAGGATCCCCTCGGCCAGTGCCGCGGCCGCCTCGCGCGCGGGGAACGGTTCGGCCCCGGCGGGCAAAAGCGGCAACGCCACGCTCGCCGCGCCCGCCCGGTCGCATTCAATGAGAGCGTCGCCCAGGTAGCGCCTGTAACGCTCCAGCGTCAGCTTGTCCTTGGATCCCAGTCCGAGGAGGAGGTATCTCCGGCATCGCAGGCCGTCCGCGGGGGAAGCGTGCCACATCAGATGGCGGCCGGCGCGACCCTCGAAGCGATCTTCCTTGGCGATCTCGACCAGACGCTGCGACAGGGAACGGTCGACGGGACCCGGAGGCGAGGGATCTCCCGTGAACTTGTAGACGATCCC contains these protein-coding regions:
- a CDS encoding leucyl aminopeptidase, which translates into the protein MSAALRIEAKKGDLAGLSADVGIVYKFTGDPSPPGPVDRSLSQRLVEIAKEDRFEGRAGRHLMWHASPADGLRCRRYLLLGLGSKDKLTLERYRRYLGDALIECDRAGAASVALPLLPAGAEPFPAREAAAALAEGILLGTYRFDRYRSEARAGRRYLREVQVAAGDAVLRDVTDGISFGETTSGATNFARDLVNEPAGELFPRRMAEIARQVAEESKIGIKIFEPEDLRRMGMGGILGVGQGSKNPPCLIQLDYKPEDRAARKVALVGKGLTFDSGGLSLKTSEGMETMKCDMAGSAAVLATLKILPELAPRAEVVGLMGMAENMPGGGALHPGDILKIMNGKTVEVRNTDAEGRLVLADALSYASTLPDLEVAIDLATLTGACVVALGPMAAGVLGNNRELVDDILAAAAKAGEPMWPLPLYDEYVEHIKSDVADIKNTGIRWGGAITAALFLSHFVREGLGWAHLDIAGPAFGDKEYSYMKKGGSGVGVRTLTRYLLDLAG